The genomic window AGCCGTGGGAGCCGACGGGGCAGGCCCCGTGGGACGACCGGCATCACGTCACGGCGTGGCCGGGCCTGTGTTCGAGCCTGCGTGGCGAGGCCCGCCGCGGACGCATGCTGCCCCTGGCGATCGAGGTCGACGGGGCGTTCGCCGGGCAGATCACCGTCGGCAACATCGTGCGGGGCGCACTGTCGTCGGCCTGGATCGGCTACTGGGTGGACCGGGCCGTCGCGGGGCAGGGCATTGCGACCGGTGCGCTCGCGCTCGGTCTCGACCACTGCTTCGGCCAGGTCGGTCTGCACCGGGTGGAGGCGACGGTGCGGCCGGAGAACCACGCCAGCCGGGCTGTGCTCGAGCACGTCGGTTTCCGGGAGGAGGGCCTGTTGCGTCGCTACCTCGACGTCGACGGGCAGTGGCGGGACCACCTGCTGGTCGCGATGACCGTCGAGGAGGTGCCCGGCTCGGTGTCCGACCGACTGGTGCGCGCGGGCCGGGCCGGCTGGGCTTAGCCGGTCCGGCCCACCGGCCCGGTCAGACCACGACGGGCGGGCCGTAGCTGACGACGACGTCGTCGGCGATGTCGGTGGACGCGGTGAAGATCGCGTACGACCGGATCGTCACCGTGCCGGCCGCGTGGTTGACCTCGAGGTGGACGTCGCGCAGCGTGATCGCGCACTGCGTCGTCTTGCACTCCTTCTTCTGGATCGGCACGGTCGCGATGGTGCCGGGGGAGATCTGGGTGGTCAGGTTGCCTTCGAGGGGGGTTTCGACACCCAGGTCGAGGGCCTGCCCGGTGAGGATCTCGGTGGCCAGCGGAATCTGCGGGTCGGCGGTGACGATGAGGGTCTGTGCGGCCTCGGGCAGCACGTTGGCGTTGGGGGTGATGCCCGCGTTCCCGGTGATCACGGCACCGTTGGCCACGTCCACCTGATAGCCGATCTGATAGCCGACCTCGAGGATGCCTCCGGTGTAGGGGGAGGTGCCGTTCCCGGTGACGGTGGCGAGGGCGCGCCCGCTCGCGAAGAGGTCCCGGGTGAACTGGTTCCCCGACAGCGGGACGACGCTGTTGATCGATTGCCCGGTCTGGTCGATGTTCAGTTCCCAGCCGTCGAAGCTCGTGGTGTGGGCGAAGGTGTTCTCCTGTGCCAGGACGTCGGCGCCGGCGGTACCCGCCGCGGTCAGCACGAGTGCGGATGCTCCCGCGACGACCGCGGTCCCGAGGCGGACGATGTTGCGGAAGGAAGACTGGTGATGCACGACCATGAGAATTCCTCGTCTACGTGTGCGGGCCGGGCCGGCCGCGGTGGAGGGAGGGCCATATGGGCGTCCCGGTTGCAGTATCCGTTTCTCGATCACTGACGCGTAAGAGTTTGGACACTTGTTCACGCGATTTCCATAAACAAAATCTAACGATTCGATGTCGGGCGTAAATTGCGCTGATTCGGCCGTTCCGGCCACATGTCGGTGATGTCCGTAACACTTGGTCCGGTTGTGCCGATCGAATCTCGAGGCTGCAATTTTCGTCCGGAAGGGCGATAATCGAGTGACGGGTGTGACGCCTGCGAAAGCTGAGTCGGCGCGTCTGCGGCAGTAGGGGCAGCTGTACCACTA from Prescottella sp. R16 includes these protein-coding regions:
- a CDS encoding GNAT family N-acetyltransferase; protein product: MSVHPGWPARIGPLRVPAGRVTLRPVRLRDAPIWSRLRIENREQLEPWEPTGQAPWDDRHHVTAWPGLCSSLRGEARRGRMLPLAIEVDGAFAGQITVGNIVRGALSSAWIGYWVDRAVAGQGIATGALALGLDHCFGQVGLHRVEATVRPENHASRAVLEHVGFREEGLLRRYLDVDGQWRDHLLVAMTVEEVPGSVSDRLVRAGRAGWA
- a CDS encoding MspA family porin, producing the protein MVVHHQSSFRNIVRLGTAVVAGASALVLTAAGTAGADVLAQENTFAHTTSFDGWELNIDQTGQSINSVVPLSGNQFTRDLFASGRALATVTGNGTSPYTGGILEVGYQIGYQVDVANGAVITGNAGITPNANVLPEAAQTLIVTADPQIPLATEILTGQALDLGVETPLEGNLTTQISPGTIATVPIQKKECKTTQCAITLRDVHLEVNHAAGTVTIRSYAIFTASTDIADDVVVSYGPPVVV